In Devosia sp. 1566, a single genomic region encodes these proteins:
- a CDS encoding 2-dehydropantoate 2-reductase N-terminal domain-containing protein: MKFTIIGAGAIGGLAGAYMTKAGHDVLLVDRWKEHVDALNEKGMSIDGVRGDMNIPVKAATPDQLSGDLGVVLIATKSQHTLEALGQIAPLLTPDSAVVSYQNGFNEPDMVALLDKAGLPGKDMVIGSIPNYGGALVDPGYVEFVHEGPIQLGEMNGEMTPRLKEIGDALSALTEVQYSDRIWGQIWAKEVYSAQVVFSALADAKIRDTLGVERYARLAGAVVKEALEIADANGIEVQAFDFFDPANYRVKTADDTKKLIDNVNHAIWLLKKDQDNKPTHNFKKKGSGIWWDIVYRKRPSETRAFAGKLIEFGKKAGADTRLNEKMVGMIYEIEDGKRQLGFHNYDELEAYAAQIGKTLP; encoded by the coding sequence ATGAAGTTCACGATAATCGGTGCAGGGGCCATCGGCGGCCTTGCAGGCGCCTACATGACCAAGGCGGGCCACGACGTCCTGCTCGTTGATCGCTGGAAAGAGCATGTCGATGCCCTCAACGAAAAGGGGATGAGCATTGACGGCGTTCGGGGCGACATGAACATCCCCGTCAAGGCTGCAACGCCCGACCAGCTCTCGGGCGATCTCGGCGTCGTGCTCATCGCCACCAAGTCCCAGCACACGCTTGAAGCGCTCGGGCAAATTGCCCCGCTGCTGACTCCCGATAGCGCCGTCGTTTCCTATCAGAATGGCTTCAACGAGCCCGACATGGTGGCACTGCTCGACAAGGCAGGGCTGCCCGGCAAGGACATGGTCATCGGCTCGATCCCCAATTACGGCGGTGCGCTGGTTGACCCCGGCTACGTCGAGTTCGTCCATGAAGGCCCCATCCAGCTGGGCGAAATGAACGGCGAGATGACGCCGCGCCTCAAGGAAATCGGCGATGCGCTTTCTGCCCTAACCGAGGTGCAGTATTCCGACCGCATCTGGGGCCAAATCTGGGCCAAGGAAGTCTATTCCGCCCAAGTGGTGTTTTCCGCGCTGGCGGACGCCAAGATCCGCGACACGCTTGGGGTTGAGCGCTATGCCCGCCTCGCCGGCGCGGTGGTCAAGGAGGCACTCGAGATCGCCGATGCCAATGGCATCGAGGTGCAGGCGTTCGACTTCTTCGATCCGGCCAACTACCGGGTCAAGACGGCCGATGATACCAAAAAGCTGATCGACAACGTCAATCACGCCATCTGGCTCCTCAAAAAGGACCAGGACAACAAGCCCACCCACAACTTCAAGAAGAAGGGGTCGGGCATCTGGTGGGACATCGTTTATCGCAAACGCCCATCTGAAACGCGCGCTTTTGCCGGCAAGCTCATCGAGTTCGGCAAGAAGGCCGGTGCCGATACCCGCCTGAATGAAAAGATGGTGGGCATGATCTACGAGATCGAGGATGGCAAGCGCCAGCTCGGCTTTCACAACTATGATGAACTCGAAGCCTATGCGGCCCAGATCGGAAAGACCCTGCCATGA
- a CDS encoding Gfo/Idh/MocA family oxidoreductase, with product MTSKLGVGLIGAHTWADKAHLPGYKAHERVELVAVCDLDPDRARAMGEKYGAKKVYTDPEKLIADPDVQMVDVCTPTHTHLPLSLLAIEGGKHVLSEKPLHTEAAPAFAAAAKADAKGVRTKLGFTFRYSPAIRQIKKWIDDGTLGEVFHIHGFEQNSQWLDPQEPLRQITPGVDRNSLIPASIVGYGSHLIDLMRWLGGEFGSVASTMKNFIPERIVRGEVGLQKIKVEDGAVALVEYANGAQGLLQTSYVAVGNYPGVEIRVYGSKGAAVARLISEFGTAETLKIAKAEAVEFIPYDVGPEALPPGTTLNTPWPELYYRNLVRHFVDEILEDRPQECTFYDGAKSQEIVDAIIKAHFERRWVDLPGKSA from the coding sequence ATGACCAGCAAACTCGGCGTCGGCCTTATCGGCGCGCATACCTGGGCCGACAAGGCGCACCTGCCGGGCTACAAGGCCCATGAACGGGTGGAACTGGTCGCGGTTTGCGATCTCGATCCTGATCGTGCCCGGGCGATGGGCGAGAAATATGGGGCGAAAAAGGTCTATACCGACCCCGAAAAGCTGATCGCTGATCCAGATGTGCAGATGGTCGATGTCTGCACGCCAACCCATACCCACCTGCCGCTAAGCCTGCTGGCCATTGAAGGCGGCAAGCATGTACTGTCGGAAAAGCCGCTTCACACCGAAGCGGCGCCTGCCTTCGCTGCCGCCGCCAAGGCTGACGCCAAGGGCGTGCGCACCAAACTCGGCTTCACCTTCCGCTATTCGCCCGCCATCCGTCAGATCAAGAAGTGGATCGATGATGGCACGCTTGGCGAAGTGTTCCACATCCATGGCTTTGAGCAGAATTCGCAATGGCTCGATCCGCAAGAGCCGCTGCGCCAGATCACCCCGGGTGTCGATCGCAATTCCCTGATCCCGGCGTCCATCGTCGGCTATGGTTCGCACCTCATCGACCTGATGCGCTGGCTCGGCGGTGAGTTCGGCTCGGTCGCCTCCACCATGAAGAACTTCATCCCCGAGCGTATCGTGCGCGGTGAAGTGGGGCTGCAGAAGATCAAGGTCGAAGACGGCGCCGTGGCACTGGTCGAATACGCCAATGGCGCGCAGGGCCTGTTACAGACATCATACGTCGCCGTCGGCAATTATCCCGGCGTCGAGATTCGCGTTTATGGGTCCAAAGGGGCGGCGGTCGCGCGCCTCATCTCGGAGTTCGGGACGGCCGAAACGCTCAAGATCGCCAAGGCCGAAGCGGTCGAGTTCATCCCCTATGACGTGGGTCCCGAGGCGCTGCCGCCGGGCACAACGCTCAACACGCCCTGGCCCGAGCTCTACTACCGCAACCTCGTGCGCCATTTCGTTGATGAAATCCTCGAAGACCGGCCGCAGGAATGCACCTTCTACGATGGCGCTAAGAGCCAGGAGATCGTCGACGCGATCATCAAAGCCCATTTCGAGCGCCGCTGGGTCGACTTGCCGGGCAAGAGCGCATGA
- a CDS encoding DUF885 family protein: MTLSYDPAVVDDFLAHHWRHRPVDATFMGDKGHDAALPPAAPDTLAQEIAAIDDLLARLEPTDEPDELGDRLDRRMMIAELRMQRLSAQTRPRLHNPAWYSGEAAFSIISLLLPQSMPIRHAALIARLGGISDFLAAAAARLQDVAAPQGWVKRAQKEAIAMAGFLRTDIKLHEEFADDWAEPARRAADAFEAFGAAIEGRPDADPASGEAYLTQLMAGIHGLTMSPREAVDMAEAAYKRMGEEMAEMTRAIDPTRTADQILAGLAEIHPADAEAVFDSYMDWDVQAVARGAALVTPAQEYDLDYRWMAPCFRKISQPLYFLFYRSPPALNPGVGSVYWVTPPGEDQAAFLRANNTAMVKTIHSVHHGSVGHHTQNTRARAAASRLARLAGTDCALGLAFLGAGTLIEGWACYVEDLLMEAPGFYTPEEILLLKQFERRNAASVLVDIKLHLGDWSLEDAMAFYREAGFAAARVQGEVVRNSMLPGSRLMYWLGVEGIKALRGRWKSDTLSFHDSLLSYGHMPLAWIAEEMERAGQLNP, from the coding sequence ATGACGCTCTCCTACGATCCCGCTGTTGTCGATGACTTCCTTGCCCATCACTGGCGCCATCGCCCGGTGGACGCAACCTTCATGGGTGACAAGGGTCACGACGCGGCTCTGCCGCCTGCCGCACCCGATACGCTGGCGCAGGAGATCGCCGCAATCGACGATCTCCTCGCCCGCCTCGAACCGACTGACGAACCGGACGAACTCGGCGACCGGCTTGACCGACGCATGATGATTGCCGAACTGCGGATGCAGCGTTTATCGGCGCAGACCCGGCCGCGTTTGCACAACCCGGCCTGGTATTCGGGCGAAGCGGCATTCTCCATCATCTCGCTGCTCCTGCCGCAATCCATGCCGATCCGCCACGCGGCGTTGATTGCCCGCCTTGGCGGCATTTCGGACTTTCTTGCGGCTGCCGCAGCGCGGCTCCAGGACGTGGCGGCGCCACAGGGCTGGGTCAAGCGCGCGCAAAAGGAAGCCATCGCGATGGCCGGCTTCTTGCGCACCGACATCAAGCTGCATGAGGAATTTGCCGATGACTGGGCTGAGCCGGCCCGCCGCGCCGCAGATGCGTTCGAGGCTTTTGGGGCGGCTATCGAAGGCAGGCCCGATGCCGATCCGGCTAGTGGCGAAGCCTATCTCACCCAGCTTATGGCCGGCATCCACGGCCTCACCATGTCGCCGCGCGAAGCGGTGGACATGGCCGAAGCCGCCTACAAGCGTATGGGCGAGGAAATGGCCGAGATGACCCGCGCCATAGACCCCACCCGCACGGCCGACCAGATACTTGCCGGTCTTGCCGAGATCCATCCCGCTGATGCAGAGGCTGTCTTTGATAGTTACATGGATTGGGATGTGCAGGCCGTTGCGCGAGGGGCCGCGCTCGTCACTCCTGCGCAGGAATATGATCTCGACTATCGCTGGATGGCACCGTGCTTTCGCAAGATCAGCCAGCCCCTGTATTTCCTGTTCTATCGCTCTCCCCCTGCCCTTAATCCAGGGGTGGGTAGCGTTTACTGGGTCACCCCGCCTGGCGAGGACCAAGCTGCGTTTTTGCGTGCCAACAACACAGCGATGGTCAAGACCATCCATTCGGTCCACCACGGCAGCGTCGGCCACCACACGCAAAACACCCGCGCTCGCGCGGCAGCCTCGCGCCTTGCCCGCCTTGCCGGTACCGATTGCGCACTGGGTCTAGCCTTTCTCGGCGCCGGCACGCTGATCGAAGGCTGGGCCTGCTATGTGGAAGACCTGCTCATGGAAGCGCCGGGCTTTTACACGCCTGAGGAAATCCTGCTTCTCAAGCAGTTTGAGCGCAGAAATGCCGCGAGCGTCCTTGTCGATATCAAGCTCCATCTTGGAGATTGGAGCCTAGAGGACGCCATGGCCTTTTATCGCGAGGCCGGCTTTGCCGCCGCCCGTGTCCAGGGCGAAGTGGTGCGCAATTCCATGCTGCCGGGCTCGCGCCTCATGTATTGGCTGGGCGTCGAAGGCATCAAGGCCTTGCGCGGGCGCTGGAAGAGCGACACGCTGAGCTTCCACGACAGCCTGCTCAGCTATGGCCATATGCCGCTGGCCTGGATTGCCGAGGAAATGGAAAGGGCAGGACAACTCAACCCATGA
- a CDS encoding ABC transporter ATP-binding protein — MTSHNTVPLLDIKGLVTEFSTESGLVRAVKGVDLTIGQGETVALVGESGSGKSVTSLSVMRLIPKGVGAIAGGEMLFRTRAGQVIDLVKQPEHAMRAIRGNEIGMIFQEPMTSLNPTQKVGAQIAEAARLHQDLTRKQAWNRAVEMLALVEIPDPARRADIYPHQMSGGMRQRVMIAMALACNPALLIADEPTTALDVTVQLQILELMRRLQREIGMGILFITHNLGVVAEIADRVAVMYGGRIVETAPVRELFARPSHPYTRGLLNSLPVVDHAARSRGEELRLRAIPGSVVDPRNPPQGCDFNPRCAWVIPECRAAVPPLLPVVPEHRARCIRWNEVHG; from the coding sequence ATGACGTCGCACAACACAGTGCCTTTGCTCGACATCAAGGGGCTCGTCACCGAGTTCAGCACCGAATCCGGCTTGGTTCGCGCCGTCAAAGGCGTGGACCTAACCATTGGCCAGGGCGAAACCGTCGCTCTTGTGGGCGAGAGCGGGTCGGGCAAGTCCGTCACCAGTCTTTCCGTCATGCGCTTGATCCCCAAGGGGGTCGGCGCCATCGCCGGCGGCGAAATGCTGTTCCGCACCCGCGCCGGTCAGGTTATCGATCTGGTGAAGCAGCCTGAACATGCCATGCGTGCCATTCGCGGCAATGAAATCGGCATGATCTTCCAGGAGCCCATGACTTCGCTCAACCCGACCCAGAAGGTCGGGGCCCAGATTGCCGAAGCGGCCCGTCTCCATCAGGATCTCACGCGCAAGCAGGCCTGGAACCGCGCCGTAGAGATGCTGGCACTGGTCGAAATCCCTGATCCAGCCCGTCGCGCCGATATCTATCCGCACCAGATGTCGGGCGGCATGCGCCAGCGCGTCATGATCGCGATGGCTCTGGCCTGCAATCCCGCACTCCTGATCGCCGATGAGCCGACCACGGCCCTCGACGTCACGGTGCAACTGCAGATCCTCGAACTCATGCGCCGCCTGCAGCGCGAGATCGGCATGGGCATCCTATTCATCACCCACAATCTTGGGGTCGTCGCCGAGATCGCCGACCGCGTCGCCGTCATGTATGGCGGCCGCATTGTTGAGACCGCACCAGTGCGCGAACTCTTCGCCCGGCCCAGCCACCCTTATACGCGCGGCCTGCTCAACAGCCTGCCTGTTGTGGATCACGCCGCCCGCAGCCGTGGCGAAGAGCTGCGGCTGCGCGCCATACCGGGCAGCGTCGTTGATCCGCGCAATCCCCCACAAGGCTGCGATTTCAATCCACGCTGCGCCTGGGTCATCCCTGAATGCCGCGCCGCGGTGCCGCCGCTCCTACCTGTCGTTCCCGAGCATCGGGCGCGCTGCATCCGCTGGAACGAAGTCCATGGCTGA
- a CDS encoding oligopeptide/dipeptide ABC transporter ATP-binding protein has protein sequence MADPLLVVDDLKVHYPIGKTLFKEGVTLRALDGVSFTVGKGEVVGLVGESGSGKTTLGRAVLRLVEPTSGKVRLGDKEVTALLPPDLKALRSKMQIIFQDPYASLNPRMSVGQTLGEALMLHKIGTRKDRDQRIGDLLEKVGLPRSAAARFPHEFSGGQRQRIGIARALAVNPQFIVADEPVSALDVSIQAQIINLLQDLRRELGLSLLFIGHDLSVIEFLCDRVIVLYLGRVMEMGTAAELYAKPRHPYTRALLDAAPVPDPTIRRKRITLKGDLPSPVNPPSGCVFRTRCPYAIEACAQIVPPLEATQNGHSVACIRSHELDLTNPLA, from the coding sequence ATGGCTGATCCGCTCCTGGTCGTTGACGACCTCAAGGTTCACTATCCCATCGGCAAGACGCTCTTCAAAGAAGGTGTCACGCTGCGGGCGCTCGACGGCGTCTCGTTCACCGTTGGGAAAGGCGAAGTCGTCGGTCTCGTCGGTGAATCCGGCTCGGGCAAGACCACGCTCGGCCGCGCCGTGCTGCGCCTTGTTGAGCCCACTTCGGGCAAGGTGCGGCTAGGCGACAAGGAGGTCACGGCGCTGTTGCCGCCCGACCTCAAAGCCCTGCGCAGCAAGATGCAGATCATCTTCCAGGATCCCTATGCGAGCCTCAACCCACGCATGAGCGTCGGCCAGACGCTGGGCGAAGCATTGATGCTGCACAAGATCGGTACGCGGAAGGATCGGGACCAGCGCATCGGCGACCTTCTCGAAAAGGTCGGCCTGCCGCGCAGCGCCGCGGCACGCTTCCCGCATGAGTTTTCCGGCGGGCAACGCCAGCGCATCGGCATCGCCCGGGCATTGGCGGTCAATCCCCAGTTCATCGTCGCAGACGAGCCGGTCTCGGCCTTGGACGTTTCGATCCAGGCGCAGATCATCAACCTGCTGCAGGATCTTCGGCGCGAGTTGGGCCTGTCGCTGCTCTTTATCGGTCACGATCTCTCCGTCATCGAGTTCCTTTGTGACCGCGTCATTGTGCTCTATCTCGGCCGTGTCATGGAAATGGGCACGGCTGCCGAGCTATATGCCAAGCCGCGCCATCCCTATACCCGCGCGCTGCTCGATGCAGCCCCAGTGCCTGACCCTACCATTCGGCGCAAACGCATTACCCTGAAGGGCGACTTGCCCAGCCCGGTGAACCCGCCCTCGGGATGCGTTTTCCGAACCCGGTGCCCCTATGCGATTGAAGCCTGTGCGCAAATTGTTCCACCGCTTGAAGCCACGCAGAACGGTCACAGCGTCGCCTGCATCCGCAGCCACGAACTCGATTTGACCAACCCATTAGCCTAG
- a CDS encoding glyoxylate/hydroxypyruvate reductase A has translation MTQASRTMLADMKRLFIASRGNPEHLAQLFRAELPDFDVLTEQPKDGDADVPYIVVGRPLPGVVRAVPGLKLVLSLNAGIEHLLASGEVPEELPIVRLVDDGLALGMAEWVLAQALAWHRNLFLYAELQSKGEWAPQPEKLANERKVTVLGAGALGRPVAEHFVRLGFGTHVWARSRHSIPGASTFSGTDQLPEAARGADILVNLLPLTAETADLIDADLLAVLADGAFFINAARGGHVVDADLIAALDSGKLSGAALDVFRTEPLPIEDPLWQHPRVRLSPHVAAPTHQHMAVKEMAANIRRFEQGEPVRNVVDRSLGY, from the coding sequence ATGACCCAAGCATCGCGCACCATGCTCGCTGACATGAAACGGTTATTTATTGCCTCGCGAGGCAACCCTGAACATCTGGCCCAACTATTCCGTGCCGAGTTGCCGGACTTCGATGTGCTGACCGAGCAGCCCAAGGATGGCGATGCCGATGTGCCATATATTGTTGTCGGGCGCCCACTGCCGGGCGTCGTGCGGGCTGTTCCTGGCCTGAAGCTCGTCCTCAGCCTGAATGCCGGCATCGAGCATCTGCTCGCGAGCGGCGAAGTGCCCGAGGAACTGCCGATCGTGCGATTGGTCGATGATGGGCTCGCCCTGGGCATGGCCGAGTGGGTCCTGGCTCAGGCCCTGGCCTGGCACCGTAACCTGTTCCTTTACGCAGAGCTGCAGAGCAAGGGGGAATGGGCCCCACAGCCGGAAAAGCTCGCCAATGAGCGCAAGGTGACCGTTCTTGGGGCGGGCGCACTTGGCCGCCCAGTCGCCGAACACTTCGTGCGCTTGGGCTTCGGCACCCATGTCTGGGCTCGCTCCAGGCACAGCATTCCGGGCGCGAGCACATTTTCCGGCACGGATCAGTTGCCGGAGGCCGCGCGAGGCGCCGACATCCTGGTCAATCTTTTGCCGCTGACCGCAGAGACCGCCGACCTGATCGATGCGGACCTGCTCGCAGTTCTTGCCGATGGCGCGTTCTTCATCAACGCAGCCAGAGGCGGCCATGTCGTCGATGCCGATCTGATTGCGGCGCTCGACAGCGGCAAGCTCAGCGGGGCTGCACTCGACGTTTTCCGAACCGAGCCGTTGCCGATCGAAGATCCGCTCTGGCAGCATCCCCGGGTGCGCCTTTCTCCCCATGTCGCCGCCCCCACCCACCAGCATATGGCGGTCAAGGAAATGGCGGCCAATATCCGGCGCTTCGAACAAGGAGAGCCGGTGCGCAACGTCGTTGATCGGAGCCTGGGTTACTGA
- a CDS encoding peptide ABC transporter substrate-binding protein, with product MKTKLTRRVVLQGILAGTTAFATMRVLPAMAQQAGGTLNVGLTYELDTMNTYSTGFLADAQHTVIEGLIAPDKDARYVPVLAKEVPTLENGGIVLSEDGSKMTITYKLHENVKWHDGEPLTSADVKFTWEAVKDPAFIAESKDGTQDIDSIDLPDDYTVVCNYNTVKPNFASTLFTFGIMPKHLLEGTDLNTSSYNETPVGTGPFKVAEFVRGQYVVLDKNTDYWRTAENGDALPYLDRLVFRIVTDSNTLITQLQSGELDMAVSVPYGRASQLEGANGLEIVVGQQLSWGHLDFNFRNELLADLAVRKAVAHAINRETLIRVQGGFPTPIKSLVLPIFDLYDDATPEYVYDVAAANALLDEAGYARGGDGIREKDGQRLSFAFVVQSGRADDENVQQVIIAQLKEIGIEASADNKTGVAYREARYSGGYDLIYGRWITSADPVYSTFYGSEGENNGQGYSNPELDAVFARLENTLDPQERKAAASEMQRIIAEDLPAIALTQGVSVIAKPVELKNFVPNPTNMTNFVDTKEWYLEA from the coding sequence ATGAAGACTAAGCTTACGCGCCGCGTCGTGCTCCAGGGCATTCTCGCCGGTACTACCGCCTTCGCCACCATGCGCGTGCTGCCCGCAATGGCCCAGCAGGCTGGCGGCACCCTCAATGTCGGCCTCACCTATGAGCTCGACACCATGAATACCTATTCCACCGGCTTCCTCGCCGATGCCCAGCACACCGTGATCGAGGGCCTGATCGCTCCTGACAAGGATGCCCGCTATGTACCGGTGCTGGCCAAGGAAGTGCCGACGCTTGAGAATGGCGGCATTGTCTTGTCCGAAGACGGCTCCAAGATGACGATCACCTATAAGCTCCATGAGAATGTGAAGTGGCATGACGGCGAGCCCCTCACCTCGGCCGACGTGAAGTTCACCTGGGAAGCGGTCAAAGATCCCGCCTTCATCGCCGAGTCCAAGGACGGCACGCAGGACATCGACAGCATCGACCTGCCCGACGACTACACCGTCGTGTGCAACTACAACACGGTGAAGCCGAACTTCGCCTCGACCCTCTTTACCTTCGGCATCATGCCCAAGCACCTGCTGGAAGGCACCGACCTCAACACCTCGTCCTATAACGAGACCCCTGTGGGCACCGGCCCGTTCAAGGTCGCGGAATTTGTGCGTGGCCAATATGTCGTGCTCGACAAGAACACCGATTACTGGCGCACTGCCGAGAACGGGGACGCACTGCCCTATCTCGATCGCCTGGTGTTCCGCATCGTTACCGACAGCAACACCTTAATCACCCAGCTGCAGAGCGGCGAACTCGACATGGCCGTCTCGGTGCCCTATGGCCGCGCTTCGCAGCTTGAAGGCGCCAACGGGCTTGAGATCGTCGTTGGCCAGCAGCTGAGCTGGGGCCACCTCGACTTCAACTTCCGCAACGAACTGCTCGCCGATCTCGCCGTCCGCAAGGCGGTGGCGCATGCCATCAATCGCGAGACGCTGATCCGCGTGCAAGGTGGATTCCCTACCCCGATCAAGTCCCTCGTCCTGCCCATCTTCGACCTCTACGATGATGCGACGCCGGAATACGTCTATGACGTTGCTGCCGCCAATGCGCTGCTCGACGAGGCAGGCTATGCCCGTGGCGGTGACGGCATCCGCGAAAAGGACGGCCAGCGCCTGAGCTTTGCCTTCGTGGTGCAGTCGGGCCGTGCTGACGACGAGAACGTGCAGCAGGTGATCATCGCCCAGCTCAAGGAAATCGGCATCGAGGCGAGCGCTGACAACAAGACCGGCGTTGCCTATCGCGAGGCCCGCTACAGCGGGGGTTACGACCTGATCTATGGCCGCTGGATCACTTCGGCCGACCCTGTCTACTCGACGTTCTACGGCTCGGAAGGCGAGAACAACGGTCAGGGCTATTCCAACCCTGAACTCGACGCGGTGTTTGCACGTCTTGAGAACACGCTCGATCCGCAAGAGCGCAAAGCCGCTGCGTCCGAGATGCAGCGCATCATTGCCGAAGATCTTCCTGCCATCGCACTGACCCAGGGCGTTTCCGTTATTGCCAAGCCGGTGGAACTCAAGAACTTCGTTCCCAATCCCACCAACATGACCAATTTCGTGGACACCAAGGAATGGTATCTTGAGGCTTGA
- a CDS encoding ABC transporter permease: MSLSYIIRRILGAIPLLLGISVILFVIIQLAPGGPLDIYAENPSVSKEALAQIAARYGLDQPVPVQYFLWLKAILVGDWGYSIRTGRPVLDEIVLRLGPTLQLGGLAMLVSLLIAVPVGIISAARRGSKLDGTVTVLSFAGISTPVFWLALLLQLLFSVQLGWLPSAGYQSIGDGSFIDRLRHIIMPAAVLSLATVASWSRFIRSGMIDVLHQDYIRTAYAKGRGEKAVLFYHALRNAMIPAVTVIAVDFVTIISGAVITETVFAWPGIGRLFMESMDGRDYPMLMGLMMMGSLAIVVANIVADLCYAALDPRIRYD, encoded by the coding sequence ATGAGCCTAAGCTATATTATCCGCCGCATTCTGGGCGCCATCCCACTGCTTTTGGGCATTTCGGTCATCCTCTTCGTCATCATCCAGCTGGCGCCCGGTGGCCCGCTCGATATCTATGCCGAGAACCCGTCCGTCAGTAAGGAAGCGCTGGCCCAGATTGCGGCGCGCTATGGGCTGGATCAGCCGGTTCCCGTTCAATACTTCCTGTGGCTCAAAGCCATTCTCGTGGGCGATTGGGGCTATTCCATTCGCACGGGCCGCCCCGTGCTCGACGAAATTGTCCTGCGCCTCGGGCCGACACTGCAATTGGGCGGGCTGGCCATGCTCGTTTCGCTGCTGATCGCCGTTCCCGTTGGCATCATCAGCGCCGCCCGCCGCGGCTCCAAGCTCGACGGTACCGTGACCGTCCTAAGCTTTGCCGGGATCTCCACTCCGGTGTTCTGGCTCGCCCTGCTGCTTCAGCTTCTGTTCAGTGTTCAGCTCGGCTGGCTTCCGTCCGCCGGCTACCAGTCCATCGGCGATGGGTCCTTCATCGACCGGCTCCGGCACATCATCATGCCGGCCGCCGTTCTCTCGCTTGCCACGGTCGCCAGCTGGAGCCGTTTTATTCGCTCGGGCATGATCGATGTGCTCCACCAGGATTATATCCGCACCGCCTATGCCAAAGGGCGCGGTGAAAAGGCAGTCCTGTTCTACCATGCCCTGCGCAACGCCATGATCCCGGCGGTGACGGTCATTGCCGTCGACTTCGTGACCATCATTTCAGGCGCCGTCATCACAGAAACTGTGTTCGCCTGGCCCGGCATTGGTCGGCTGTTCATGGAAAGCATGGATGGGCGCGACTACCCCATGCTGATGGGTCTGATGATGATGGGTTCACTTGCAATTGTCGTCGCCAATATCGTGGCCGACCTTTGTTACGCTGCGCTCGATCCCAGGATCCGCTATGACTGA
- a CDS encoding ABC transporter permease yields the protein MTEATIAGAINPAAPPQSYWRRVIRRFLKRRLAVVGAVFLVLLGLAVTFGPMVSPYSYDYQDFELLGMPGPMSAEHWLGTDELGRDALTRLLHGGRVSLAVGLAGAMIAGIVGTLVGAVSGFYRGIPDVLLMRFTDVMMSIPTLPLVLLLSGLFRPSPPLLVAIVGILIWMGTARLVRSQFLALREREFVEAARALGASGPRLMFRHILPNAIGPITVASTLAVGSAIMMESALSFLGFGIQPPVPTWGNLLNSASSWLSQAPWLAIPPGLLILFTVLAVNFLGDGLRDAMEPRE from the coding sequence ATGACTGAAGCAACGATTGCCGGCGCCATTAACCCGGCCGCGCCGCCCCAGAGCTACTGGCGCCGCGTCATCCGCCGCTTTCTCAAGCGCCGCCTCGCCGTTGTCGGTGCGGTGTTCCTGGTGTTGCTCGGGCTGGCCGTCACATTCGGGCCGATGGTTTCACCCTATAGCTATGACTACCAGGACTTCGAGCTCCTTGGCATGCCCGGACCAATGTCGGCCGAACACTGGCTGGGCACGGACGAGCTAGGGCGCGACGCGCTGACGCGCCTCCTGCATGGTGGCCGTGTCTCGCTCGCTGTCGGTCTGGCCGGTGCCATGATCGCCGGTATTGTCGGGACGTTGGTTGGAGCCGTTTCCGGCTTTTATCGTGGGATCCCCGACGTCCTCCTCATGCGCTTCACCGATGTCATGATGTCGATCCCAACCCTCCCACTGGTGCTACTCCTATCCGGGCTTTTTCGCCCCAGCCCGCCGCTTCTGGTCGCAATAGTGGGCATCCTGATCTGGATGGGTACGGCACGTTTGGTCCGCAGCCAGTTTCTCGCCTTGCGTGAGCGCGAATTCGTCGAAGCAGCCCGTGCGCTGGGGGCGAGCGGACCACGGCTGATGTTCCGGCACATCCTTCCCAATGCCATCGGCCCCATCACTGTGGCCTCGACCCTGGCGGTGGGCAGCGCCATCATGATGGAATCGGCGCTGTCCTTCCTTGGCTTCGGCATCCAGCCACCAGTGCCGACCTGGGGTAACCTGCTGAACAGCGCCTCGTCCTGGCTGTCGCAGGCCCCTTGGCTCGCCATCCCACCGGGACTTCTCATCCTCTTCACGGTACTCGCCGTTAACTTCCTCGGCGACGGGTTGCGGGACGCCATGGAGCCGCGGGAGTAA